A stretch of DNA from Leptospirillum ferriphilum:
TCCCTCCAGATGCGAAAGGGAGACGATCTTGAGAAGGTTTCGGTATCCGGTATCGTTTTCGGCCAGCAGTATCAGATGAAAGGAGGCATTATTGATTTTTCTCCCCTGATGGGGACCGTCTCCGCCGAAATAAAGATCCGAACGGTCGAAACGGGAGCGGGGAGTGATATAGACCTCACATCCGATGATCGGTTTTACACCGTGCTTTTTGGCCGTCTGAAAGAATTCGATGGCCCCGAAAAGGTTCCCGTGGTCGGTCATGGCGATGGCCGGCATGTTTTCGGCCCGGGCTTTCCGGATCAGGGGATCGATCTTGTTGGCTCCGTCCAGGAGGCTGTATTGGGTATGAACATGCAGATGAACAAACTGGTCGGTGGAGGACATCAACGATCCTTATTAATCTTTGTCTGAAGGTTGATCCCGGAGCCTGAACCCCTCAGAAGCTCCAGGACTCATAACGTGTTTCGGAAACGAGGTCCGGTCCGATTTCGGATAAAAAGCGGGAAGGGTAGAGCCGTTCCCCCCTTCCACGGGAAATGGCGCTTTCCGGAACGCACAGCAAAAGATCCCGACGGGCGCGGGTGACCGCAACATAAAACAGGCGGCGTTCCTCCTCGAGATCCTGCGGACGAAGGACAGACTTTTCGGGAGGAAAGACCCCTTCGTTCATGGAAAGGACGAACACCGTGTCCCATTCGAGACCCTTAGCCTGATGGATGGAGGAAAGAATGACCCTGTCGGGCACCGAAGCATTCGAAAGGGCCATTTCCTCGAGATTTTCCAGAAGCGTGATTTCGCCAAGAAACCCTTCCAGATCTTTCTGTTCGCCCAGCTGCTCGGCAAAGGCGACAAGATCCGCCTCCCGTTCCTCCGGATCCTCCCGGATATCATAGAGATCCCGCCGATATCCCGCTTCGAGAATTTCCATGACCAGGAGACCGACCGTGGACTCTTCTTTCCGCTGCACCTCGCGGAGGGAGACCAGTCGCTCCCCCAGTTTGCGGACGCCTTCCCGTGACAGGGAGGGGGCTGTTTTGAGAATTTTTTCGTCCGTCAGGGCGGAAAAGACGTCTTCAACCTCTCCCAGAACCCGGATCAGTTTTTCGGAGGACCGTTCTCCCATCCGGGGGATCATCCGGAGAAGCCGGTTCATGGCAAGAGTATCCAGAGGATTCAGGAGAAGACGGAGATGCGCCAGGACATCCTTGATGTGAGCCTGTTCGTAAAAGCGTAATCCCGATGTGATCGAAAACGGAATTTTACGCCGGGCGAGTTCGAACTGGACGGGAAGACTCAGATAATGGGACCGGTAAAGGATCGCGATTTCGGCGGCCTGGGTGCCGCCATCGAGAAGCTGGTCGACCGTCGAGCCGATGAAGTGGGCCTGATCGGCATCGGAATAAAGACCGACCGTGCGGGGAGACTCTCCCTCCTCCGTATGAAAGGGACGGAGCGTTTTTTCGATGCGTCTTTCGTTTCCGAGAATAATCCGGTTGGCCAGATCAAGAATGGGAGGGCTGGAGCGGTAGTTTGTCTCAAGGCGGTAAATCCGGGCCTCGGGATACCGGTCGGGAAACGTCAGGATGTTCTCGACATGGGCTCCCCGGAAAGAATAAATGCTCTGGCTGTCATCCCCCACCACGAAAAAACTTTTGTGTCTGGCGGCCAGCTTGTCGAGAATCGTCGACTGAAGGGGATTCGTGTCCTGGTATTCGTCGACCAGAAGAAACCTGAAACGCTGCTGAAGAAGCTCAAGCACATCCGGTCCGGATTCCAGAATGTCCAGCCAGCCGGTCAATAGATCGTCGAAATCTGCAAGCCGGTCTTTTCTTTTCAACTCCTCGTATTCGGTCCTGATTCTGAGAACCGTCTCGATTGCGGGAATCAGTCCCGAAAACCGGTCATAGATGACATCCTCCAGAGAAAGCATACTGTTTCTGGACAGACTGATGGCGTTCAGAATCAGTCCGGCCGGCGGAAGCTCTTTTCGAAGCCCTTCGGGAAATGCGGAAAGAATCGACTTGAGAAGATCGACTTGATCCTCCCTGTCTATGACAACCGGCGAGCCTGTATAGCCGATACGGGAACCGAACTCGCGCAGAAGCCGATATCCGACATGGTGGAATGTCCCGGCCCACAAAAGGACCTGCGGCCCGGTCAAAAGGTCCGCCAGACGATGCTGGAGCACACGGGCAGCTTTTTTCGTGAATGTCAGAACAAGCATCCGGTGGGCGGGGACTCCTTTCTCCAAAAGCCAGGCCACCCGATGCGTCAAAACCCGCGTCTTGCCGGAACCGGCTCCGGCCAGGACCAGTGCCGGACCGTCAGGGGCTGTCACCGCCTCCCTCTGTTCCTCATTCAAGACGTTCAGGATTCTGGAATCCAAAAAATGCCTCCTTGCGGACCGAACCGAGGGCTTCGCCCGGGATGTTCAGAAGCGGGAACAGAAAAAGCATTGCGCCCATCAGTGAGAGTTGGTATCATTAACGGAGAAAACCTGTTGAGAGAAAATGTTGAAAGGAACGTTGAATGATTTTACTCCTTTTGGAGTCTCTTGGATACGGATTGTTGCACGGGCTCCTTCCGGACGAGCACACCTGGCCGATCACGTTTAGTTATGCGATTGGCAACGCCACCGGAAAACAGGGTGTGCGATCGGGATTTTACTTTTCGGCCGCCTTCGCCGTCCAGCGAGCCATCGCATCCGAACTGGCATATCTGTTCCTTGCCTCCTGGCTGACCCGAGAATCCCTGAACGCGGAAATCGACATGGTCGTGGGTGCGGTCATGGCGATCGCCGGATGGATCGTTCTGAAGAAAAAGCAATATGTTCACTTTCACCTTCTGGGGCATCACCACGAAGAGTCTGAGTCCGCCGAACAGTCTTCCTCCATCCTTTCTTTGTCGAAATCCGACCACACCCGGGGAGGGGATCCCTCCATTCCGCCCCGGTGGGCCATCATTCACGGATTCATAGCGGGGTTCGGGTTCGGTCCATTCGCTCTCTTTATCTATACGACAGCCGCTCCCCACATGACCTCTCCCTGGACGGGATTCCTTCCCGGTCTTTTCTTCGGACTGGGGACCATGCTGATGTTGATGCTCCTCGGAGGGATTTTCGGATCCGCACTCCGGGTGACTCGCCATTTTAATGAACAGGAGATCCGGCAGATCGGCTTCCGGACGGCAACACTGACCCTTCTTCTGGGCGGAGGGATTTTCTTCCTGGGGGGGATTTATTCCCTGATGCAGCTGAGAGCCGGACACTCCCGGGACATCGGAAACATCCTGATCGCAATGATTATGGGGGGAGTCGCTCTTCCGGTGCTGGCCCATTCGATCTGGAAGGTCCTTCATTGCCGCAGTATCGGTCCGGCAGGAGCCGGACAACCCTGAAAATCAAAGAGATCTTCTGGTCTCTCTTCTTCGTCAGGAACTGTCCAAAATTGTTAACAGACATCCTTTTGTGTTTAGATAAGATTTATTAATCCTAAAACCGAGACTATCAATTCTTGATTTTTCCATAATAATCAAGAATATTCGTGATTCTTTTAACTCCTCTTTTAAAAATATCCCCATAAAAACCCTGGCATTCATGTTGCAATTCTGGGGGCGAACTGTTTGATACACCTTCCCCCAGGAGGACCAGGATGAATTTACTGAGCCAGAACATGAATCTCTCCCCATCGGAAAAACGATGGCTTCCCTTATTCGGTAAAACCGGAAAAATCCGCATGAGTTTCTCCTGTTTTTTGAACAGGGAGAGTTATTCCGTGGTCGAAGCAATCTTTGACGGGATTTCCGACACACGTGTGAAACTTCTCAAAGACTGGGCGGAGCAGAACTGGCTTTTCTTGTCCGCCCTTGCGGAAGAAATTGCTCCCTCCATGGAAGAGGGGTCGGGAGATATCCTGACGGATGCCCATCTTCGTCTTCCCGAGTTTTCCGAGCTGTTTGTCGTCGACCGGAGGGGAGAAGTACTTGCCTCGACCTCTCTCACACGGATCCATCAACCCGGTCTGCCGGACAAAGTTCTGGAAGAGGCCCTCTGTGCTCCTTTCCTTTACGGTCCCTATATCGATCCGGACACGGAGAAGCTGGGTCCGACAACAAGCCGGTTTCATGATGCTGTCACCCTGATGTTCTGCCAGCCCATTCGCTGGAAAAGCCAAACAATCGCTGTCCTGTGCGGACGGATGCCCAATGATGTCATGAGCGACCTGATCCAGCGGGAGGCCGGACATATTTTTCCCGAATCGGGAGACAACTATGTTTTCATGGCTGATTCCCGTTTCGACCCGTCGCTCCGTCCCGGGGTCGCTCTTTCCCGGTCCCGATTTGAAGACAATACGTTTTCGTTTGGAGAAAATTTGAAAGGAGGGGTCCGGACCCGATGGGGAACCGTCCGGGTGGAGCACCACACCGAATTGGAACTGGTCTTCAACGACCCGGCGACAGGACAACTCCATCCCGGTGTCCGCGAGACAATTCGAAAAGGGCAGAATATGTTTGTGACGTATCCGGGGTATTCCGATTACCGGCATGTTCCCGTCATCGGAAAGGGGGTCCTGTTCCAGCTCCCGGGCTCTCCGGACCGTTGGGGAATGATGTGCGAGGGAGACCTGGAGGAGGTCTACCGGAAAAGAACAATCCGTTTCAGGCTTCTTCGACTCTTTCTTCTGGTCATCGGAGTCGTATGGGGCGGAAATCTTCTCCTCGAACATCTTCCCGGAATCCCGCTGTGGAAGGCGGATCTTCTGACGGTCCCCTTTTTCCTGGGAGCCATTTTCTTTTTCTACCGGTTTGGCCTGCGCCCTCTTTCGCGAAGAATTTCAGAGATGACAGACGTCATCCGTACACTGGCGGAAGGGGGCGGCAATCTCCGTCAGAGGTTGGACGTCAAACTCTTCCGGGAGGATGAGACCGGAGAAATGGGCAAATGGATTAACAGTTTTGTCGACAACCTCGACGGAATCGTCGGCCAGGTGATCCGGACATCCCATCTGGTCGAGGAGACGAACAATACAATGGTGGCCCGGAATAACGCCGCCAACCAAGCCTCTCTGGAACTTGGAGCCGCCATCGATTCGATGCTCGATTCTCTCAAACTGCAGATTTCCATGATTGAAGGCGCTTCCCGGTCGGCATTCGACTTGCGGTCGCTGATGAAAAACATCATGGAGTCCTCCAGGCATGAGCTGGAAACCGTACGGGAGAGAACGCAGGGTATTCGTCAGTCAATCAACCATACAACGTCTTCTATCGAGTCGTTGCAAAAAAGTACCGGAGAGATCGGAAAAATCGTTGAGTCCATCCAGTCCATCGCCGATCAGACCAATCTTTTGGCCCTCAACGCAGCCATTGAAGCCGCAAGAGCCGGAAGTGAGGGGAGAGGGTTTGCTGTCGTCGCAGAAGAAGTCCGAAAACTGGCGGAAAGAACCTCTTCCCTCACGGAAGAGATCCGGGGCATGATCCGCAATGTACAGAAAGAGGCAAAAGACGCCGTCCAGATTATGGAAAACAGCATGAGCAGCATTCAGGAAAGCCTGTCTCTGGCGGAGAAAAGCTCTTCCGATCCGACGCGCATCGAGAGCGCCGTTCAGAACATGCTCGATACCATTGAAAAAATCGCACGGACAAGTGAAGCGCACAGTCGAACGACGAAAGAAACGGCCAAGATCACCGGAGAAATGCGCTTTACTGTCCGGAGTCTTGAAAACAGCGTCGAAAAAGTGCGCTTTGCCACAGGTCAATTAAAGCGTCTGGCCGGTCAGTTTCAGACAACTTTTTCTTAAATTATCATAACGATAAAGAAGGGGTATAATAAATAGGGTGGAGGGAGGATCCCCCGTTTGGATCCTTTCCTTTTCTGGATCCTGTCATTTTTCCCTTCGGAAAGAGGGTTGACAGGGGAGGGAGAAAGT
This window harbors:
- a CDS encoding methyl-accepting chemotaxis protein, which translates into the protein MNLLSQNMNLSPSEKRWLPLFGKTGKIRMSFSCFLNRESYSVVEAIFDGISDTRVKLLKDWAEQNWLFLSALAEEIAPSMEEGSGDILTDAHLRLPEFSELFVVDRRGEVLASTSLTRIHQPGLPDKVLEEALCAPFLYGPYIDPDTEKLGPTTSRFHDAVTLMFCQPIRWKSQTIAVLCGRMPNDVMSDLIQREAGHIFPESGDNYVFMADSRFDPSLRPGVALSRSRFEDNTFSFGENLKGGVRTRWGTVRVEHHTELELVFNDPATGQLHPGVRETIRKGQNMFVTYPGYSDYRHVPVIGKGVLFQLPGSPDRWGMMCEGDLEEVYRKRTIRFRLLRLFLLVIGVVWGGNLLLEHLPGIPLWKADLLTVPFFLGAIFFFYRFGLRPLSRRISEMTDVIRTLAEGGGNLRQRLDVKLFREDETGEMGKWINSFVDNLDGIVGQVIRTSHLVEETNNTMVARNNAANQASLELGAAIDSMLDSLKLQISMIEGASRSAFDLRSLMKNIMESSRHELETVRERTQGIRQSINHTTSSIESLQKSTGEIGKIVESIQSIADQTNLLALNAAIEAARAGSEGRGFAVVAEEVRKLAERTSSLTEEIRGMIRNVQKEAKDAVQIMENSMSSIQESLSLAEKSSSDPTRIESAVQNMLDTIEKIARTSEAHSRTTKETAKITGEMRFTVRSLENSVEKVRFATGQLKRLAGQFQTTFS
- a CDS encoding ATP-dependent helicase translates to MDSRILNVLNEEQREAVTAPDGPALVLAGAGSGKTRVLTHRVAWLLEKGVPAHRMLVLTFTKKAARVLQHRLADLLTGPQVLLWAGTFHHVGYRLLREFGSRIGYTGSPVVIDREDQVDLLKSILSAFPEGLRKELPPAGLILNAISLSRNSMLSLEDVIYDRFSGLIPAIETVLRIRTEYEELKRKDRLADFDDLLTGWLDILESGPDVLELLQQRFRFLLVDEYQDTNPLQSTILDKLAARHKSFFVVGDDSQSIYSFRGAHVENILTFPDRYPEARIYRLETNYRSSPPILDLANRIILGNERRIEKTLRPFHTEEGESPRTVGLYSDADQAHFIGSTVDQLLDGGTQAAEIAILYRSHYLSLPVQFELARRKIPFSITSGLRFYEQAHIKDVLAHLRLLLNPLDTLAMNRLLRMIPRMGERSSEKLIRVLGEVEDVFSALTDEKILKTAPSLSREGVRKLGERLVSLREVQRKEESTVGLLVMEILEAGYRRDLYDIREDPEEREADLVAFAEQLGEQKDLEGFLGEITLLENLEEMALSNASVPDRVILSSIHQAKGLEWDTVFVLSMNEGVFPPEKSVLRPQDLEEERRLFYVAVTRARRDLLLCVPESAISRGRGERLYPSRFLSEIGPDLVSETRYESWSF
- a CDS encoding sulfite exporter TauE/SafE family protein, whose protein sequence is MILLLLESLGYGLLHGLLPDEHTWPITFSYAIGNATGKQGVRSGFYFSAAFAVQRAIASELAYLFLASWLTRESLNAEIDMVVGAVMAIAGWIVLKKKQYVHFHLLGHHHEESESAEQSSSILSLSKSDHTRGGDPSIPPRWAIIHGFIAGFGFGPFALFIYTTAAPHMTSPWTGFLPGLFFGLGTMLMLMLLGGIFGSALRVTRHFNEQEIRQIGFRTATLTLLLGGGIFFLGGIYSLMQLRAGHSRDIGNILIAMIMGGVALPVLAHSIWKVLHCRSIGPAGAGQP